The genomic DNA CTTGTGGCGCTTTGTGCTGGTCACCACGGAAGGACGTACCCCCTCGGATGAGGTCGGGGAGCGACGAAGGAGATCTGGACCGGTCGACGGCCGCGATGCACGGGCCGTGGACCGGCCCTCCGCTTCGTCCGCGCTGTGACCGCACGGTCGGGCTGGTGCAAAGGGCCTCCCGGGCGGACGGCCCCGAGCCGCCCGCTGAGATACGACACCCGTGGTTCGGGTGTCGACCTCCTTGCCTTATGCCCTCGAACAAGCGCTGCCATGCCACGGCATATGACGGCGCACTGATGAACTCCCTATTACTACTGTCCCGGCGGTGGTGTGCGGGTCAGTTCCCGTACCGCCGGTGTCGCGCCGCGTAGTCGCGCAGGGCGCGCAAGAAGTCGACCTTGCGGAAGGCCGGCCAGAAGACCTCACAGAAGTAGTACTCGGAGTGAGCGGTCTGCCACAGCATGAAACCGGACAGCCGCTGCTCGCCGCTCGTCCGGATCACCAGGTCCGGGTCGGGCTGGGCGCCGGTGTAGAGGTGCTTGCCGATGAGGTCGACGTCGACGGCGTCGGCGAGGTCCGGGATCGACGTGCCCTTCTCGTGGGCGTCGAGGAGCATCGAGCGCACGGCGTCGGCGATCTCCTGGCGGCCGCCGTAGCCGATGGCGACGTTGACGAGTATCCCGTCGACGTGCGCGGTGGTCTCCTCGGCCTCCTTGAGCGCGTTCTGCATCTGGGAGGGCAGGATGTCCGGCGTGCCCACGTGGTGCACGCGCCAGCGGCCGTCGGCGGCGAGGGTGCGTACGACCCCCTCGATGATCCCGAGCAGCGGGCCGAGTTCTTCCTGCGGACGGTCGAAGTTGTCCGTCGACAGGAGCCACAGGGTGACGACCCCGACATCGGTCTCCGAGCACCAGCCGAGGAATTCCTCGATCTTGTCGGCCCCGGCCCGGTGTCCCTGGGCGGTGGTGGAGCCCGCCGCCTTCGCCCAGCGGCGGTTGCCGTCCATGATGACCCCGATGTGCTTGGGCACCTGGTCGTGGTCGAGATGGCCTTCCACCCTGCGTGCATAGAACCTGACCAGCAGGCGGCGCAGGTTGTCCCGCAGGTTCACGTGATTGTCAGCCCCTCCGTACGGATCGGACAGGCGCGGCCGAGGGCGATCCCTGTCCGGATGGCGGTCCTCGGGGCCTGTCCGTATGGCGGTCCCCGGGGGCGAAGCCTACCCCCGGGGAGGCGTGGCTCCGCCAAGGGGTGTCACGGGCACGCCAAGGGGTGTGCGGGGCCCTACGTGGTGCCGGCATCGATCCGGACACCCCGCCCGAGGAGGCGACGGGCGGCCTGACGTCGGTGTCCGGCAGGGCAGGGCGCTGTATGCGGACATCCGCTCCTGCACCAGTGAGCG from Streptomyces avermitilis MA-4680 = NBRC 14893 includes the following:
- a CDS encoding isoprenyl transferase, producing the protein MNLRDNLRRLLVRFYARRVEGHLDHDQVPKHIGVIMDGNRRWAKAAGSTTAQGHRAGADKIEEFLGWCSETDVGVVTLWLLSTDNFDRPQEELGPLLGIIEGVVRTLAADGRWRVHHVGTPDILPSQMQNALKEAEETTAHVDGILVNVAIGYGGRQEIADAVRSMLLDAHEKGTSIPDLADAVDVDLIGKHLYTGAQPDPDLVIRTSGEQRLSGFMLWQTAHSEYYFCEVFWPAFRKVDFLRALRDYAARHRRYGN